The proteins below come from a single Notamacropus eugenii isolate mMacEug1 chromosome 7, mMacEug1.pri_v2, whole genome shotgun sequence genomic window:
- the CDKN2AIP gene encoding CDKN2A-interacting protein isoform X2: MARAAISEVSEYLSQNPRVAAWVETLRSDGETDKHWRHRREFLLRNAGDLAPTATTEAASVECGDRRRQLQQLVSSSMAWANHIFLGCRYPPKVMDKILSMAEGIKVTDAPIHTTRDELVAKMG; the protein is encoded by the exons ATGGCGCGGGCGGCCATCTCCGAAGTGTCCGAGTACTTAAGCCAAAATCCCCGGGTGGCCGCCTGGGTGGAGACCCTGCGCAGCGACGGCGAAACGGACAAGCACTGGCGCCACCGACGCGAGTTTCTGCTTCGCAATGCCGGAGACCTGGCCCCGACCGCCACCACCGAAGCCGCCTCGGTGGAGTGCGGGGACCGCCGTCGGCAGCTGCAGCAGCTCGTCTCCTCCTCCATGGCCTGGGCCAACCATATTTTCTTGGGCTGCCG gtATCCACCCAAAGTTATGGATAAAATACTTAGTATGGCTGAAGGCATCAAAGTGACAGATGCTCCAATCCATACCACAAGAGATGAACTGGTTGCCAAG atgGGGTAG
- the CDKN2AIP gene encoding CDKN2A-interacting protein isoform X1: MARAAISEVSEYLSQNPRVAAWVETLRSDGETDKHWRHRREFLLRNAGDLAPTATTEAASVECGDRRRQLQQLVSSSMAWANHIFLGCRYPPKVMDKILSMAEGIKVTDAPIHTTRDELVAKVKKRGISSSNDGVEEPCKKRAVEGKSGSAGGQDASKTSGKTEQASPKQEVKGGLMPSTRSVGSGENINRSSSSPLERGSVPSQEVTGLKCQNSPSDLTVENPGSKQSTSTSQVAAGPEKVSDVETSDKHSTILISSVARSSSLGTDCKQQNVSPKKSALESTSSLASQSSSETEVPLLMSQSRSETSVPLLGSPSSEEVELPLLSSKPGPELLPLLGSKTTSDVSTSQSTSKTSLESSVSSSVSKNNSSSSMQMLTPKSTTSASTLLLTSKSSSQVAATLLASKSSSQVAASLLSSKSSSQPSGSLLAPKSTSLASVSQLASKSGTSQLPSKSASQSSESSVRFSCKLTTEDVKQKQPFFNRLYKTVAWKLVAVGGFSPNVNHGELLNASVEALKATLDVSFVPLKELADLPQNKSSQESIVCELRCKSVYLGTGCGKSKENAKAVASREALKLFLKKKVVVKICKRKYRGSEIDDLVLLDEESRPTNLPPALKHPQELPERV; this comes from the exons ATGGCGCGGGCGGCCATCTCCGAAGTGTCCGAGTACTTAAGCCAAAATCCCCGGGTGGCCGCCTGGGTGGAGACCCTGCGCAGCGACGGCGAAACGGACAAGCACTGGCGCCACCGACGCGAGTTTCTGCTTCGCAATGCCGGAGACCTGGCCCCGACCGCCACCACCGAAGCCGCCTCGGTGGAGTGCGGGGACCGCCGTCGGCAGCTGCAGCAGCTCGTCTCCTCCTCCATGGCCTGGGCCAACCATATTTTCTTGGGCTGCCG gtATCCACCCAAAGTTATGGATAAAATACTTAGTATGGCTGAAGGCATCAAAGTGACAGATGCTCCAATCCATACCACAAGAGATGAACTGGTTGCCAAGGTGAAGAAAAGAGGGATATCGAGTAGCAATG atgGGGTAGAAGAGCCATGCAAAAAGCGGGCAGTTGAAGGAAAGAGTGGTTCTGCTGGTGGTCAGGATGCTTCGAAGACTTCTGGCAAAACAGAGCAGGCATCACCAAAGCAGGAAGTCAAGGGGGGGCTAATGCCATCCACTAGATCTGTGGGAAGTGGAGAGAACATAAATCGGAGCTCTAGCAGCCCTCTGGAGAGGGGGAGTGTACCTTCCCAAGAGGTGACAGGACTCAAGTGTCAGAATAGTCCCAGTGATCTGACAGTTGAGAACCCTGGGTCAAAGCAAAGCACCAGCACTTCTCAGGTTGCAGCAGGCCCTGAAAAGGTTTCAGATGTGGAAACTTCAGACAAACATAGTACAATACTAATTTCATCTGTGGCAAGATCTAGTAGTCTTGGGACTGATTGCAAACAACAAAACGTGTCACCTAAAAAGAGTGCTTTGGAAAGTACTTCATCTTTGGCTTCTCAGAGCAGTTCAGAGACAGAAGTACCACTGCTGATGTCTCAGAGCAGGTCAGAGACAAGTGTACCATTGTTGGGTTCCCCAAGTAGCGAAGAAGTTGAGTTGCCACTGTTATCCTCCAAACCTGGTCCAGAATTATTGCCCCTATTAGGTTCCAAAACCACCTCGGATGTAAGCACATCACAGTCAACTTCCAAAACTAGCTTGGAGTCAAGCGTTTCATCATCTGTTTCTAAGAACAATTCCTCATCCAGCATGCAAATGTTAACTCCCAAAAGCACCACCTCAGCAAGCACTTTACTGCTGACTTCTAAAAGCAGCTCCCAGGTAGCTGCTACACTGTTGGCTTCTAAAAGCAGCTCTCAGGTAGCTGCATCTCTGTTGTCTTCCAAAAGCAGCTCCCAGCCAAGTGGGTCGCTGTTGGCTCCCAAAAGCACCTCCTTGGCAAGTGTGTCCCAGCTGGCTTCTAAGAGTGGCACATCACAGTTACCTTCCAAAAGTGCTTCACAGTCAAGTGAGAGTTCTGTTAGGTTTTCTTGCAAATTAACCACTGAAGATGTAAAACAGAAGCAACCTTTTTTCAATAGATTGTATAAAACGGTGGCTTGGAAGTTGGTGGCTGTTGGTGGCTTTAGTCCCAATGTGAATCATGGAGAACTCCTAAATGCATCTGTGGAGGCTCTGAAAGCAACATTGGATGTTTCTTTTGTTCCACTAAAAGAACTGGCAGATTTGCCTCAAAATAAGAGTTCTCAAGAAAGTATAGTTTGTGAATTGAGGTGCAAGTCTGTTTATTTGGGTACTGGCTGTGGAAAAAGTAAGGAGAATGCCAAAGCAGTAGCATCAAGAGAAGCCCTGAAGTTATTTCTCAAGAAAAAAGTGGTGGTAAagatatgtaaaagaaaatacagaggaagtGAGATAGACGATTTGGTGCTTCTTGATGAAGAATCGAGACCTACAAACTTACCTCCAGCTTTAAAACATCCTCAGGAGCTGCCAGAGCGTGTTTAA